From Pagrus major chromosome 18, Pma_NU_1.0, a single genomic window includes:
- the uprt gene encoding uracil phosphoribosyltransferase homolog — protein MPCHNQQLNNVNSGQDHPMKQVRFANSSSSSSSSSVPAVLSNSEPSDASIQPVSQDNLGPQLKLLPLNDQIRELQTIIRDKTTSRGDFVFCADRLIRLVVEEGLNQLPYSECTVTTPTGYKYEGVKFERGNCGVSIMRSGEAMEQGLRDCCRSIRIGKILIQSDEETQKAKVYYAKFPPDVYRRKVLLMYPILSTGNTVIEAVRVLIEHGVQPRHIILLSLFSTPHGAKSIIQEFPDITILTTEVHPVAPTHFGQRYFGTD, from the exons ATGCCATGCCACAATCAGCAACTGAACAATGTCAACAGTGGCCAGGACCACCCAATGAAGCAAGTCCGATTcgcaaacagcagcagcagcagcagcagcagcagtgtgccTGCAGTGCTCTCCAACTCTGAGCCAAGTGATGCCTCCATACAGCCTGTGAGCCAAGATAACCTGGGACCCCAGCTTAAACTGCTCCCTCTGAATGACCAGATCCGTGAATTACAGACTATAATCAGAGACAA GACAACCAGCAGAGGAGACTTTGTGTTCTGTGCTGATCGACTG ATCAGACTAGTAGTTGAAGAGGGCTTGAATCAGCTTCCCTACTCAGAGTGCACTGTGACCACGCCAACAG GGTACAAGTATGAAGGTGTCAAGTTTGAAAGAGGCAACTGTGGAGTCAGCATAATGAGGAGTG GTGAGGCTATGGAGCAGGGTCTCCGGGACTGCTGCCGCTCCATCCGAATTGGCAAGATCCTCATCCAGAGTGACGAGGAGACACAGAAAGCCAAAGTCTACTATGCCAAGTTCCCTCCAGATGTGTACAGAAGAAAAGTGCTGCTCATGTACCCCATCCTTA GTACAGGGAACACTGTGATCGAGGCGGTGAGAGTGCTGATAGAGCACGGAGTCCAGCCCAGACATATCATCCTCCTCAGCCTCTTCTCCACGCCTCACG GAGCCAAATCTATAATCCAAGAGTTCCCAGATATCACCATCTTGACCACGGAGGTTCACCCAGTGGCTCCGACGCATTTCGGTCAGAGGTACTTTGGCACCGACTGA